In Allorhizobium pseudoryzae, the genomic window ATGGCAGTTCGACCACGATCCGTTCGGGCGAAGCCACGTAGTGCACGGAAAATTCAGGCCGTCCGTCAAAATCGATCACGATCCGGGTGCGGGCATCATCGCCGGCAATCCGCGCGGAAAAGGCAAGCAGCGCATCGGGTTCGGCCGTCTCGGTTGCCTGACCCGACACCGGAGCAAACAGGATCGGGACCAGCAGAGCGATCATGGCGACCGCCAGCCTGCGCATCCAACCACCTTGCCGCTCCGTCATCGTGTTCGTCCCCTCGTTCATCGTCCTGCCGACCGCGTCTTGCGCTCGCGCTCCTGTCGCAGCGGGCGGCGATTCTCTGTCTATAACAGGCCGTCAAAGGCCGACACAGCCGCTCTGCCCCGCGCCTTGCCCGCCGCAACGTCTGCGGGGCCGTCTTTAAGGCGCCGAATTTGATCCATAATAAGGCAGTCCAGGCTTTCCCCTTGCTATTGTGACAGATAAAACTTACAAGGCTTTTGAGGGTTTAAGTGACGACGGGATAGTCTGTCGATAGGCTGCCAGCGTAACAGTTCTGGCGCCGCTGACCGAAGGCATCTGCCGTCATCACACTTATGCCCGAGAAACTATCCGAAACCGGCGGTGGCCGGCACAGTACCGGGTGGCTCGCCACCCATGCTCGTTGGGAGCAAATTCATCGGACCCCTGCGGGTCTACTGTATCGTCTTTCTCGTATGGTCTTTGATGTTGCGGCACCAATTGCATAACCTGGATGAGCGGATGGAGCCCAAGGCTTCGTTTAGCATTCAGTCCGCGCTGCCGCGAAACAACCCAGCGGGAACTTTCTTATCCGGCGCAACGGACGTGGAACACGACCAGCCTGTCATGATGACGGGCTCCTCGGCGTATGCTCGTCCGCGCCGAGGAGCACACATTCAATGGCAGACAAAATGCTTATCGACGCGTCTCACAAAGAGGAGACACGCGTAGTCGTCGTTCGGGGCAACCGAATTGAAGAGTTCGATTTCGAATCACAACATAAAAAACAGATCCGCGGCAACATCTACCTGGCAAAAGTGACGCGCGTCGAACCGTCGCTTCAGGCAGCCTTCGTTGACTACGGCGGCAACCGCCACGGCTTCCTGGCCTTTGCCGAAATCCATCCCGATTACTACCAGATCCCGCTCGCCGACCGTCAGGCTCTCCTGCAGGCGGAAATGGAAGACCAGCGCAAGCAGTCCGACAACGGCGATCACGACGTCGAACCGACCGTCGATCTGTCCAAGGCAGAACAGCCCGATCTCGGCATCGTCGCACAGGTCGAGGCGGCTCTCGGAACCGAGAGCAACGAAACACCTTCAGAACCTGCCGCTGAGGCCGAAGCGCCGACAGCCGAGCCCGCCGAAGCTGACGCCGTTGCCGCCGAGGCGGAGAAGCCGAAGGCAAAGCCGCGCCGCACCCGTTCCCGCAAGAAGGTCGCAGAGCCGGCAGCAGACGAAGCAACCACGGAGGCCGCCGCGGCAACGACGGCTGAAGCCACCGTCGATGCCGACGACAACAGCACGCCGGACAGCATGGCGGCGATGATCGAGACCGACGCCATCTCCGAAGATGTCCGTGGCCGCGGCCATGACGACGACGATGATGACGACGACGATCACGAGAAGGAAGAAATCGAATCGGTCGGCGCCGAAGATGCGATGGAAGAGGTTCCGGATCGCGTCTACCGCAAGCCGCGCAAGCAGTACCGCATCCAGGAAGTCATCAAGCGCCGGCAGATCCTGCTGGTGCAGGTGGCCAAGGAAGAGCGTGGTAACAAGGGCGCGGCACTGACCACCTACCTGTCGCTCGCCGGCCGTTATTCCGTCCTGATGCCGAACACGGCGCGCGGCGGCGGCATTTCCCGCAAGATCACCCAGCCGACGGACCGCAAGCGCCTGAAGGAAATCGCCCGCGAGCTCGACGTGCCGCAGGGCATGGGCGTGATCCTGCGCACCGCCGGCGCCAACCGCACCCGCGTCGAGATCAAGCGCGACTTCGAATACCTGATGCGCCTGTGGGAGAACGTCCGCACGCTGACGCTGAACTCGATTGCGCCCTGCCTCGTCTACGAGGAAGGTTCGTTGATCAAGCGCTCGATCCGCGACCTGTACAACAAGGACATTTCCGAAATCGTCGTGGCCGGCGAAGACGGCTATCGTGAAGCCAAAGACTTCATGAAGATGCTGATGCCGAGCCATGCCAAGGTGGTTCAGCCCTACCGCGACATCCATCCAATCTTCTCGCGCTCCGGCATTGAGGCGCAGCTCGACCGCATGCTGCAGCCGCAGGTGACGCTGAAGTCCGGCGGTTACCTGATCATCAACCAGACGGAAGCGCTGGTGGCGATCGACGTCAACTCCGGCCGTTCGACCCGCGAGCATTCGATCGAGGAAACCGCGCTCCAGACGAACCTGGAAGCCGCGGAAGAAGTGGCACGCCAGCTTCGCCTGCGCGATCTCGCCGGCCTCATCGTCATCGACTTCATCGACATGGAAGAAAAGCGCAACAACCGCGCTGTCGAGAAGAAGCTGAAGGACTGCCTGAAGAACGACCGCGCCCGCATCCAGGTCGGCCGCATCTCGCATTTCGGCCTTCTGGAAATGTCGCGCCAGCGCATCCGCGCCAGCGTTCTCGAATCGACCACCCAGGTCTGCTCGCATTGCGGCGGCACGGGCCATGTCCGGTCGCAGTCTTCCGTTGGCCTGCACGTCCTGCGCGGCGTCGAGGAATACCTGCTGAAGAACACCACGCACGATATCACCGTGCGCACCACGCCGGACACGGCGCTCTACCTCTTGAACCACAAGCGGGCGACGGTGGTGGATTACGAAAAGCGCTTCGGCGTTTCGATCTTCATCGAATCCGACGGCTCCCTCGGTTCGGCGCATTTTGCGATCGATCGTGGTGAAGCAGTCGCCAATCCGATCCGCATCGAGACCCTGATGCAGTTCGCCGCCCTGCCGGAGGATGAGGACGACGATATCGTTGACCTCGTCGAGGACGAAGAGGACGAGATCGAAGCTGCACCGGCGGCCAGCGCCCCGCAGGAAAGCCGCAGCACCAGCGACGAAGAGAACGGAAATCGCAAGCGCAAGCGCCGCCGTCGTCGCCGCAACCGCAATCGCAACGGCGAAGCCTCCGGTCAGGCGAACGAGGACGGCAGCGATGACGCCTCGGACGACGACGAGGACGGTGATGTCGAGGGCGACGACGACAACGGTGTTGCAACCGCTGCCGGCGTTTCGGATCAGGACGGCGAGAGCGAAGAAAGCCAGCGCCGCAAGCGCCGCCGTCGTGGCAAGCGTGGCGGCCGCCGCAACCGTCAGGGCGAAGAAGGCTTCGCTGGCGACGGTGAAAACGGTGGCGAGGACGATGGCGATGACGCCGAGGTTTCCGACGAGGCCGTCGTATCCGACGCGCCGGAGCAGGCTGCAGTTGCCGCAACGGTCGAAGACGCCGTCGCCGCACCGGTTGAGCTGGACGAAACCGTCGCCGCTGAGGCAAAGCCGGTGAAACCGCGCCGCACACGCCGTGGCAAAGCTTCGGCCGCCCCGGATGAGGCCGCCGTCGAAGCGCCTGCCGCCGTAGCCGAACCGGTTGTGGAAGCTGCTCCGACTGCAACGGAAGAACCGGTTGTCGAGCCGGCCCCCGCCGTGGCGGAAGAAGCGGTTGCCGAAGCGCCGGCTCCCGCCGCCGCGCCGGTGGAGACCGTGGCCGAAGAGGCTGGCGCCAGTGACGCTGGTGCCGCTGACGTTGGCGCCGCTGAGACGGCTGCCGAAGACGAGCGTCAGGTGCGCGCCAACCGCGCCTCGACCATCACCACCTCCGAACCGGTGGTGAAGTCGGCAGCGACGGAAGAGGGCGACGGAAAGCCGAAAAAGGCTGGCTGGTGGCAGCGCCGCGGCTTCCTTTGAGCGACACGGGACTCGATGAGTGATTGGGACGGCCGCGCAGACTGTGCGGCCGTCTTTCTTTTGCCCGCTTTGCGCGCTCTTGCGTCACAGGGGCGGCCGATCAACGCTTTTGATATGGACCGCCCGCCGGTATATGCTCACGCCAACCGGCAGAATCGCGTGGCCCCGCCGCGCCCGTCGAAGAGGATCCAGATGACGTCGCTTCCGAAGCTTTTCACCACGCTCCTGCTCGCAGGCAGCGCTCTCCTTCCGTTGGGCACGGCGGCCATGGCGCTGGACGAGCAGCAGAAGAAGGACATCGGTGCCTTCATCCGCGAATACCTGATCGCCAATCCGGAGGTCATGCTGGAGGTACAGGAAGCGCTGGAGAAGAAGCAGGAAGAGCAACGCGCGGCGCAGACGACCACCGGCATCGTCGCCAACAAGGATGCCATCTTCGCCTCCGCCGATGACATCACGCTCGGCAACCCGAAGGGCGACGTGACCGTGGTCGAGTTCTTCGACTACAATTGCGGCTACTGCAAACGCGCTCTGTCCGACATGGAGGAGATCCTGTCGGAGGACAAGAATGTCCGCTTCATCCTGAAGGAGTTCCCGATCCTGGGGCCGGATTCGATGGCGGCGCACCGGGTGGCGAATGCGGTGCGCATCCTTGCGCCGGAAAAATATCCGCAGTTCCACCGCGCGCTGCTCGGCGGCCAGACGCGGGCGACCGAGCAGACGGCACTGCAGGTCGCTGCCATGCTCGGCGTGCAGGAGGCGGATATCCGCAAGACCATGGAAGACAAGCCGAACGATCCGCAGGTGCGGGCGACCTACGAGCTTGCCAACGCGCTCGGCATCACCGGCACGCCCTTCTACGTCGTTGGTGACGAGGCTGTCTTCGGCGCCGTCGGCCATGAGGAACTGGCTGGGAAGATCGCCAATATCCGCGCCTGCGGCAAGGCGACCTGCTGATTCCCGCAGAATCTGGACCGTCTCCCCCTTAACCTTACCCCCATTTTCCGGGGAAGCCTCGCGCTTGCCGGCGCAAGGGGCTTTTCCTGCAGGGCGTGGCGGTCTATAGGAGGCGGTTGAAAGTCGACGGAAGCGTAGATGACCAAGACCATTTTCGTGCTGAACGGTCCCAATCTCAACATGCTGGGCAAGCGGGAACCGGGGATCTATGGCGGCAAGACGCTTGCCGACATCGAGGCCGATTGCAGGGCCGCCGGTGCCGAGCTCGGGCTGACGATCGATTTCCGCCAGTCCAATCACGAGGGCACCCTCGTCGACT contains:
- a CDS encoding DsbA family protein encodes the protein MTSLPKLFTTLLLAGSALLPLGTAAMALDEQQKKDIGAFIREYLIANPEVMLEVQEALEKKQEEQRAAQTTTGIVANKDAIFASADDITLGNPKGDVTVVEFFDYNCGYCKRALSDMEEILSEDKNVRFILKEFPILGPDSMAAHRVANAVRILAPEKYPQFHRALLGGQTRATEQTALQVAAMLGVQEADIRKTMEDKPNDPQVRATYELANALGITGTPFYVVGDEAVFGAVGHEELAGKIANIRACGKATC
- a CDS encoding Rne/Rng family ribonuclease, which codes for MADKMLIDASHKEETRVVVVRGNRIEEFDFESQHKKQIRGNIYLAKVTRVEPSLQAAFVDYGGNRHGFLAFAEIHPDYYQIPLADRQALLQAEMEDQRKQSDNGDHDVEPTVDLSKAEQPDLGIVAQVEAALGTESNETPSEPAAEAEAPTAEPAEADAVAAEAEKPKAKPRRTRSRKKVAEPAADEATTEAAAATTAEATVDADDNSTPDSMAAMIETDAISEDVRGRGHDDDDDDDDDHEKEEIESVGAEDAMEEVPDRVYRKPRKQYRIQEVIKRRQILLVQVAKEERGNKGAALTTYLSLAGRYSVLMPNTARGGGISRKITQPTDRKRLKEIARELDVPQGMGVILRTAGANRTRVEIKRDFEYLMRLWENVRTLTLNSIAPCLVYEEGSLIKRSIRDLYNKDISEIVVAGEDGYREAKDFMKMLMPSHAKVVQPYRDIHPIFSRSGIEAQLDRMLQPQVTLKSGGYLIINQTEALVAIDVNSGRSTREHSIEETALQTNLEAAEEVARQLRLRDLAGLIVIDFIDMEEKRNNRAVEKKLKDCLKNDRARIQVGRISHFGLLEMSRQRIRASVLESTTQVCSHCGGTGHVRSQSSVGLHVLRGVEEYLLKNTTHDITVRTTPDTALYLLNHKRATVVDYEKRFGVSIFIESDGSLGSAHFAIDRGEAVANPIRIETLMQFAALPEDEDDDIVDLVEDEEDEIEAAPAASAPQESRSTSDEENGNRKRKRRRRRRNRNRNGEASGQANEDGSDDASDDDEDGDVEGDDDNGVATAAGVSDQDGESEESQRRKRRRRGKRGGRRNRQGEEGFAGDGENGGEDDGDDAEVSDEAVVSDAPEQAAVAATVEDAVAAPVELDETVAAEAKPVKPRRTRRGKASAAPDEAAVEAPAAVAEPVVEAAPTATEEPVVEPAPAVAEEAVAEAPAPAAAPVETVAEEAGASDAGAADVGAAETAAEDERQVRANRASTITTSEPVVKSAATEEGDGKPKKAGWWQRRGFL